CGTAGCCGAGCTCTTTCATCAACTTCGTCGGCGCATTGCGCAGATGAATCGGCACGGCGCGCGACTTGTCCTTGCCGACGAAAGCCCGCGCCTGGTTGTAGGCGTTGTAACCCGCATTCGATTTGGGGGCCGACGCCAGGTACAGAATGGCCTGCGCCAACGCGAGTTCGCCCTCGGGGGTTCCAAGACGCTCATACGTCTCTGCCGCATCGAGGGCGATGCGCGCCGCACGCGGATCGGCCAGACCGATATCCTCCCACGCCATCCGGACAATCCGGCGCGCGAGATACCGCGGATCGGCACCGCCGTCGAGCATGCGGCAGAACCAGTAAAGGGCACCGTCCGGCGAGCTGCCGCGCACCGACTTGTGAAGCGCACTGATCTGATCGTAGAACGCGTCGCCCCCCTTGTCGAAGCGACGCAGGTTTTCGGCAAGCACGCTGGCCAGCAGGGCGTCGTCAATGGTGTCGAGGTTTTGCGACGTCGCCGCCTGCGCGACGATTTCCACGTTGTTGAGCAGCTTGCGGCCATCACCGTCGGCCGAGTCGATCAGGCCCTGTCGCGCCTCATCAGTGAAACCGATATCCCCCAACTCGCGCGACGCACGCGTGATCATCTCGCCGAGTTCTTCGTCGTTCAGGCTCTTGAGCACGTAGACGGCGGCACGCGAGAGCAATGCGCCGTTCACCTCGAACGACGGATTCTCCGTCGTCGCGCCCACGAAAATGAACAGCCCCGACTCGACGTGCGGCAGGAAAGCATCCTGCTGTGCCTTGTTGAATCGATGCACCTCATCGACGAACACCAGCGTCTGCTTGCCCTGCGCGCGCTGAATTTGCGCCGCCTCGACAGCATCGCGAATGTCCTTCACGCCGGAGAGCACCGCCGACAGCGCGATGAAATACGCCTTGAATGCGTCGGCCATCAGACGTGCCAGCGTCGTCTTGCCCACCCCCGGCGGCCCCCACAGAATCATCGAGTGCGGACGGCCAGCCTCAAACGCCACGCGCAAAGGTTTCCCCTTGCCCAGCAAGTGGCGCTGGCCAATCACGTCGTCGATGGTATGGGGGCGCAGGCGCTCGGCCAAAGGCACCGAAGCCGACAGCGGGGTGTCGTCTGGCATGTTCTCAAGCAGCGCGGCCGGGGAGTCCCCGGCCGCATTCAGATAATCAGATGCCCCCATTATGCCAGCCCGCTGGCCGACTCGTGAGCCAAGCTCATTGGCGGCAACGCGGACGTGTCACGCTCAACCCTTGATCAGGTCGGCGCCCTTGGGCATCGTGAACTTGAAGTTGTCCGCCGGCATGGGCGGATTCTTCTGGATCTTGTCGAACGTCAGCAACGTGACGTTGCCGAATGCGTCATATAGTTCCATCGCCGCCAGATTGCCATCGCGAAAGCCAATGCCCACGCGTTGGAACTGCGTGTCCTGCGACTTCGGCTTCAACTCCACCCAGTCGATACCGTTCTTCACGCCGGCATCCTTGAGCGTGAAGTTCTTTTCGATGTCGTTGCTACCGAACAGAATCGCCGCCGGACTTGCGCCCAGCGAAGTGCCCAGCTTGCGCTCGGTCACTTGGTTCAGATCCTTGTCGTAGATATAGAGCGTTTCGCCGTCGGCCTGCAACAACTGGTCGTAAGGCTTGACGTAACGCCAGATGAAGCGGCCCGGACGCGAAAACTCGAAAGTGCCCGACGCCGAGTTCGTCACCTTCATGGCGCCGTCCTGCTGCCCCTTGACCTGCTTCTGCTCAAACTCGCCGCGCGCCGACTTCACCTGCGCGGCGAACGCCTTGAGCTGCGCCGTGCCACTGGCATAAGCCGGCGCGACCAGCACCGCCAGCGTCACACCGACAGCACCCGCGATCAGCGGCAAGCCTCGCTTGAATCCCAGCATGTTCCTTATTCTCCTTCGCGATTCGGCACCAGAATTTCCCGGTTGCCGTTGCTCGCCATCGCCGACACCACGCCGGATTGTTCCATCTGTTCGAGCAGGCGCGCCGCCCGGTTGTACCCGATGCGCAGATGCCGCTGCACCAGCGAAATCGACGCGCGGCGCTGCTTGAGCACCACCGCCACCGCCTGATCGTAAAGAGGATCGGACTCGCCACCGCCCTCGCCGGTTCCGCCGGCCACGCCGTCGACACCCCCCTCTTCACCTTCGACAGCGCCGTCCAGCAGCCCTTCGACGTAATTGGCCTCGCCCTGCTCTCTGAGTCGCTCGACCACGCGATGCACTTCGTCATCGGCCACGAATGCGCCGTGAACACGCAACGGCAGCCCGGTGCCCGGCGGCATGTAGAGCATGTCGCCCATCCCCAGCAAGGTCTCGGCGCCCTGCTGATCGAGAATGGTGCGTGAGTCGATCTTCGACGACACCTGGAACGCCACACGCGTCGGCACGTTCGCCTTGATCAGGCCAGTGATGACGTCGACCGACGGACGCTGCGTTGCCAGAATCAGGTGAATCCCCGCCGCACGCGCCTTCTGCGCAATACGAGCGATCAATTCTTCGACCTTCTTGCCAACCACCATCATCAGATCGGCCAACTCGTCGATCACGACCACGATGTACGGTAGACGCTGCAACGGCTCGGGCTCCTCGGGCGTGAGCGAGAACGGATTCGGAATGTGCTCTTCGCGCTTCGCGGCGTCGTCGATCTTGTTGTTATACCCGGCAAGATTGCGCACGCCGAGTTTGCTCATCAGCTTGTAACGGCGCTCCATCTCGGCAACCACCCAGTTCAGCGCATGACCGGCCTGACGCATATCCGTCACCACCGGGCACAGCAGATGCTGAATGCCTTCGT
This window of the Pandoraea fibrosis genome carries:
- the lolA gene encoding outer membrane lipoprotein chaperone LolA produces the protein MLGFKRGLPLIAGAVGVTLAVLVAPAYASGTAQLKAFAAQVKSARGEFEQKQVKGQQDGAMKVTNSASGTFEFSRPGRFIWRYVKPYDQLLQADGETLYIYDKDLNQVTERKLGTSLGASPAAILFGSNDIEKNFTLKDAGVKNGIDWVELKPKSQDTQFQRVGIGFRDGNLAAMELYDAFGNVTLLTFDKIQKNPPMPADNFKFTMPKGADLIKG
- a CDS encoding replication-associated recombination protein A, whose amino-acid sequence is MPDDTPLSASVPLAERLRPHTIDDVIGQRHLLGKGKPLRVAFEAGRPHSMILWGPPGVGKTTLARLMADAFKAYFIALSAVLSGVKDIRDAVEAAQIQRAQGKQTLVFVDEVHRFNKAQQDAFLPHVESGLFIFVGATTENPSFEVNGALLSRAAVYVLKSLNDEELGEMITRASRELGDIGFTDEARQGLIDSADGDGRKLLNNVEIVAQAATSQNLDTIDDALLASVLAENLRRFDKGGDAFYDQISALHKSVRGSSPDGALYWFCRMLDGGADPRYLARRIVRMAWEDIGLADPRAARIALDAAETYERLGTPEGELALAQAILYLASAPKSNAGYNAYNQARAFVGKDKSRAVPIHLRNAPTKLMKELGYGHEYRYAHDEPDAYAAGETYFPDDLRAQHWYRPVPRGLEGKIGEKLNWLKSLDAEWRRANAKGRKADASAKPSGAGATPSGKSVPGEPSDDETA